The Lemur catta isolate mLemCat1 chromosome X, mLemCat1.pri, whole genome shotgun sequence genome has a window encoding:
- the CDK16 gene encoding cyclin-dependent kinase 16 isoform X3, with the protein MDRMKKIKRQLSMTLRGGRGIDKTNGAPEQIGLDESGGGGGSDPGEVPTRVAPGDPRSGRGPLSSAPEIVHEDLKIGSDGESDQASATSSDEVQSPVRVRMRNHPPRKISTEDINKRLSLPADIRLPEGYLEKLTLNSPIFDKPLSRRLRRVSLSEIGFGKLETYIKLDKLGEGTYATVYKGKSKLTDNLVALKEIRLEHEEGAPCTAIREVSLLKDLKHANIVTLHDIIHTEKSLTLVFEYLDKDLKQYLDDCGNVINMQNVKLFLFQLLRGLAYCHRQKVLHRDLKPQNLLINERGELKLADFGLARAKSIPTKTYSNEVVTLWYRPPDILLGSTDYSTQIDMWGVGCIFYEMATGRPLFPGSTVEEQLHFIFRILGTPTEDTWPGILSNEEFKTYNYPKYRAESLLSHAPRVDSDGADLLTKLLQFEGRNRISAEDAMKHTFFFHLGERIHKLPDTTSIFALKEIQLQKEANLRSSSMPDSVVAGGQHGRASLPH; encoded by the exons ATGGATCGGATGAAGAAGATCAAACGGCAGCTGTCAATGACACTCCGAGGTGGGCGAGGCATAGACAAGACCAATGGTGCCCCTGAGCAGATAGGCCTGGATgagagtggtggtggtggtggcagtgaccCTGGAGAGGTCCCCACACGTGTTGCCCCTGGGGACCCTCGCTCTGGACGAGGCCCACTCAGCTCTGCACCAG AGATTGTGCACGAGGACTTGAAGATTGGGTCTGATGGGGAGAGTGACCAGGCTTCAGCCACATCCTCGGATGAGGTGCAGTCTCCAGTGAGGGTGCGCATGCGCAACCATCCCCCACGCAAGATCTCCACCGAG GACATCAACAAGCGCCTGTCGCTACCAGCTGACATCCGGTTGCCTGAGGGCTACCTTGAGAAGCTGACTCTCAATAGCCCCATCTTTGACAAGCCCCTCAGCCGCCGCCTCCGGCGTGTCAGCCTG TCTGAGATTGGCTTTGGGAAACTGGAGACCTACATCAAGCTGGACAAGCTGGGTGAG GGTACCTATGCCACAGTCTACAAAGGCAAAAGCAAGCTCACAGACAACCTTGTAGCACTCAAGGAGATCAGACTGGAACATGAAGAGGGGGCACCCTGCACCGCCATCCGGGAAG TGTCTCTGCTCAAGGACCTCAAACATGCCAACATCGTTACGCTGCATGACATTATCCACACGGAGAAGTCCCTCACCCTTGTCTTTGAGTACCTG GACAAGGACTTGAAGCAGTACCTGGATGACTGTGGGAATGTCATCAACATGCAGAACGTGAAA CTGTTCCTGTTCCAGCTGCTCCGTGGCCTGGCCTACTGCCACCGGCAGAAGGTGCTACACCGAGACCTCAAGCCCCAGAACCTGCTTATCAACGAGAGGGGAGAGCTCAAGCTGGCTGACTTCG GCTTGGCACGGGCCAAGTCAATCCCGACAAAGACATACTCCAATGAGGTGGTGACACTGTGGTACCGGCCACCTGACATCCTGCTTGGGTCCACAGACTACTCCACCCAGATTGACATGTG gggtGTGGGCTGCATCTTCTATGAGATGGCTACAGGCCGGCCGCTCTTCCCAGGCTCCACAGTGGAGGAACAGCTGCACTTCATCTTCCGCATCTTAG GAACCCCAACTGAGGACACATGGCCAGGCATCCTGTCCAATGAGGAGTTTAAGACATACAACTACCCCAAGTACCGAGCCGAGTCCCTTTTGAGCCATGCACCCCG AGTTGATAGCGACGGGGCTGACCTCCTCACCAAGCTGCTGCAG TTTGAGGGTCGAAATCGGATCTCTGCGGAGGATGCCATGAAACATACATTCTTCTTCCATCTGGGGGAGCGGATCCACAAACTTCCTGACA CTACTTCCATATTTGCACTAAAGGAGATTCAGCTACAAAAGGAGGCCAACCTTCGGTCTTCGTCGATGCCTGACTCAG TAGTTGCCGGCGGACAGCATGGCCGTGCCAGCCTCCCACACTGA
- the CDK16 gene encoding cyclin-dependent kinase 16 isoform X1, whose translation MAGPIRVTPKNTTSGVLCSHGEAAPPETNNLPPPLPSASHPSLKTQVAMDRMKKIKRQLSMTLRGGRGIDKTNGAPEQIGLDESGGGGGSDPGEVPTRVAPGDPRSGRGPLSSAPEIVHEDLKIGSDGESDQASATSSDEVQSPVRVRMRNHPPRKISTEDINKRLSLPADIRLPEGYLEKLTLNSPIFDKPLSRRLRRVSLSEIGFGKLETYIKLDKLGEGTYATVYKGKSKLTDNLVALKEIRLEHEEGAPCTAIREVSLLKDLKHANIVTLHDIIHTEKSLTLVFEYLDKDLKQYLDDCGNVINMQNVKLFLFQLLRGLAYCHRQKVLHRDLKPQNLLINERGELKLADFGLARAKSIPTKTYSNEVVTLWYRPPDILLGSTDYSTQIDMWGVGCIFYEMATGRPLFPGSTVEEQLHFIFRILGTPTEDTWPGILSNEEFKTYNYPKYRAESLLSHAPRVDSDGADLLTKLLQFEGRNRISAEDAMKHTFFFHLGERIHKLPDTTSIFALKEIQLQKEANLRSSSMPDSVVAGGQHGRASLPH comes from the exons ATGGCTGGGCCCATCCGTGTTACACCCAAGAACACCACCTCTGGAGTCCTCTGCTCCCACGGTGAAGCTGCCCCACCAGAAACCAACAATCTACCACCGCCCTTGCCCTCAGCCAGCCACCCAAGTCTGAAGACCCAG GTCGCCATGGATCGGATGAAGAAGATCAAACGGCAGCTGTCAATGACACTCCGAGGTGGGCGAGGCATAGACAAGACCAATGGTGCCCCTGAGCAGATAGGCCTGGATgagagtggtggtggtggtggcagtgaccCTGGAGAGGTCCCCACACGTGTTGCCCCTGGGGACCCTCGCTCTGGACGAGGCCCACTCAGCTCTGCACCAG AGATTGTGCACGAGGACTTGAAGATTGGGTCTGATGGGGAGAGTGACCAGGCTTCAGCCACATCCTCGGATGAGGTGCAGTCTCCAGTGAGGGTGCGCATGCGCAACCATCCCCCACGCAAGATCTCCACCGAG GACATCAACAAGCGCCTGTCGCTACCAGCTGACATCCGGTTGCCTGAGGGCTACCTTGAGAAGCTGACTCTCAATAGCCCCATCTTTGACAAGCCCCTCAGCCGCCGCCTCCGGCGTGTCAGCCTG TCTGAGATTGGCTTTGGGAAACTGGAGACCTACATCAAGCTGGACAAGCTGGGTGAG GGTACCTATGCCACAGTCTACAAAGGCAAAAGCAAGCTCACAGACAACCTTGTAGCACTCAAGGAGATCAGACTGGAACATGAAGAGGGGGCACCCTGCACCGCCATCCGGGAAG TGTCTCTGCTCAAGGACCTCAAACATGCCAACATCGTTACGCTGCATGACATTATCCACACGGAGAAGTCCCTCACCCTTGTCTTTGAGTACCTG GACAAGGACTTGAAGCAGTACCTGGATGACTGTGGGAATGTCATCAACATGCAGAACGTGAAA CTGTTCCTGTTCCAGCTGCTCCGTGGCCTGGCCTACTGCCACCGGCAGAAGGTGCTACACCGAGACCTCAAGCCCCAGAACCTGCTTATCAACGAGAGGGGAGAGCTCAAGCTGGCTGACTTCG GCTTGGCACGGGCCAAGTCAATCCCGACAAAGACATACTCCAATGAGGTGGTGACACTGTGGTACCGGCCACCTGACATCCTGCTTGGGTCCACAGACTACTCCACCCAGATTGACATGTG gggtGTGGGCTGCATCTTCTATGAGATGGCTACAGGCCGGCCGCTCTTCCCAGGCTCCACAGTGGAGGAACAGCTGCACTTCATCTTCCGCATCTTAG GAACCCCAACTGAGGACACATGGCCAGGCATCCTGTCCAATGAGGAGTTTAAGACATACAACTACCCCAAGTACCGAGCCGAGTCCCTTTTGAGCCATGCACCCCG AGTTGATAGCGACGGGGCTGACCTCCTCACCAAGCTGCTGCAG TTTGAGGGTCGAAATCGGATCTCTGCGGAGGATGCCATGAAACATACATTCTTCTTCCATCTGGGGGAGCGGATCCACAAACTTCCTGACA CTACTTCCATATTTGCACTAAAGGAGATTCAGCTACAAAAGGAGGCCAACCTTCGGTCTTCGTCGATGCCTGACTCAG TAGTTGCCGGCGGACAGCATGGCCGTGCCAGCCTCCCACACTGA
- the CDK16 gene encoding cyclin-dependent kinase 16 isoform X4 — MDRMKKIKRQLSMTLRGGRGIDKTNGAPEQIGLDESGGGGGSDPGEVPTRVAPGDPRSGRGPLSSAPEIVHEDLKIGSDGESDQASATSSDEVQSPVRVRMRNHPPRKISTEDINKRLSLPADIRLPEGYLEKLTLNSPIFDKPLSRRLRRVSLSEIGFGKLETYIKLDKLGEGTYATVYKGKSKLTDNLVALKEIRLEHEEGAPCTAIREVSLLKDLKHANIVTLHDIIHTEKSLTLVFEYLDKDLKQYLDDCGNVINMQNVKLFLFQLLRGLAYCHRQKVLHRDLKPQNLLINERGELKLADFGLARAKSIPTKTYSNEVVTLWYRPPDILLGSTDYSTQIDMWGVGCIFYEMATGRPLFPGSTVEEQLHFIFRILGTPTEDTWPGILSNEEFKTYNYPKYRAESLLSHAPRVDSDGADLLTKLLQFEGRNRISAEDAMKHTFFFHLGERIHKLPDTTSIFALKEIQLQKEANLRSSSMPDSGRPAFRVVDTEF, encoded by the exons ATGGATCGGATGAAGAAGATCAAACGGCAGCTGTCAATGACACTCCGAGGTGGGCGAGGCATAGACAAGACCAATGGTGCCCCTGAGCAGATAGGCCTGGATgagagtggtggtggtggtggcagtgaccCTGGAGAGGTCCCCACACGTGTTGCCCCTGGGGACCCTCGCTCTGGACGAGGCCCACTCAGCTCTGCACCAG AGATTGTGCACGAGGACTTGAAGATTGGGTCTGATGGGGAGAGTGACCAGGCTTCAGCCACATCCTCGGATGAGGTGCAGTCTCCAGTGAGGGTGCGCATGCGCAACCATCCCCCACGCAAGATCTCCACCGAG GACATCAACAAGCGCCTGTCGCTACCAGCTGACATCCGGTTGCCTGAGGGCTACCTTGAGAAGCTGACTCTCAATAGCCCCATCTTTGACAAGCCCCTCAGCCGCCGCCTCCGGCGTGTCAGCCTG TCTGAGATTGGCTTTGGGAAACTGGAGACCTACATCAAGCTGGACAAGCTGGGTGAG GGTACCTATGCCACAGTCTACAAAGGCAAAAGCAAGCTCACAGACAACCTTGTAGCACTCAAGGAGATCAGACTGGAACATGAAGAGGGGGCACCCTGCACCGCCATCCGGGAAG TGTCTCTGCTCAAGGACCTCAAACATGCCAACATCGTTACGCTGCATGACATTATCCACACGGAGAAGTCCCTCACCCTTGTCTTTGAGTACCTG GACAAGGACTTGAAGCAGTACCTGGATGACTGTGGGAATGTCATCAACATGCAGAACGTGAAA CTGTTCCTGTTCCAGCTGCTCCGTGGCCTGGCCTACTGCCACCGGCAGAAGGTGCTACACCGAGACCTCAAGCCCCAGAACCTGCTTATCAACGAGAGGGGAGAGCTCAAGCTGGCTGACTTCG GCTTGGCACGGGCCAAGTCAATCCCGACAAAGACATACTCCAATGAGGTGGTGACACTGTGGTACCGGCCACCTGACATCCTGCTTGGGTCCACAGACTACTCCACCCAGATTGACATGTG gggtGTGGGCTGCATCTTCTATGAGATGGCTACAGGCCGGCCGCTCTTCCCAGGCTCCACAGTGGAGGAACAGCTGCACTTCATCTTCCGCATCTTAG GAACCCCAACTGAGGACACATGGCCAGGCATCCTGTCCAATGAGGAGTTTAAGACATACAACTACCCCAAGTACCGAGCCGAGTCCCTTTTGAGCCATGCACCCCG AGTTGATAGCGACGGGGCTGACCTCCTCACCAAGCTGCTGCAG TTTGAGGGTCGAAATCGGATCTCTGCGGAGGATGCCATGAAACATACATTCTTCTTCCATCTGGGGGAGCGGATCCACAAACTTCCTGACA CTACTTCCATATTTGCACTAAAGGAGATTCAGCTACAAAAGGAGGCCAACCTTCGGTCTTCGTCGATGCCTGACTCAG GCAGGCCAGCTTTCCGCGTGGTGGACACCGAATTCTAA
- the CDK16 gene encoding cyclin-dependent kinase 16 isoform X2: MAGPIRVTPKNTTSGVLCSHGEAAPPETNNLPPPLPSASHPSLKTQVAMDRMKKIKRQLSMTLRGGRGIDKTNGAPEQIGLDESGGGGGSDPGEVPTRVAPGDPRSGRGPLSSAPEIVHEDLKIGSDGESDQASATSSDEVQSPVRVRMRNHPPRKISTEDINKRLSLPADIRLPEGYLEKLTLNSPIFDKPLSRRLRRVSLSEIGFGKLETYIKLDKLGEGTYATVYKGKSKLTDNLVALKEIRLEHEEGAPCTAIREVSLLKDLKHANIVTLHDIIHTEKSLTLVFEYLDKDLKQYLDDCGNVINMQNVKLFLFQLLRGLAYCHRQKVLHRDLKPQNLLINERGELKLADFGLARAKSIPTKTYSNEVVTLWYRPPDILLGSTDYSTQIDMWGVGCIFYEMATGRPLFPGSTVEEQLHFIFRILGTPTEDTWPGILSNEEFKTYNYPKYRAESLLSHAPRVDSDGADLLTKLLQFEGRNRISAEDAMKHTFFFHLGERIHKLPDTTSIFALKEIQLQKEANLRSSSMPDSGRPAFRVVDTEF; this comes from the exons ATGGCTGGGCCCATCCGTGTTACACCCAAGAACACCACCTCTGGAGTCCTCTGCTCCCACGGTGAAGCTGCCCCACCAGAAACCAACAATCTACCACCGCCCTTGCCCTCAGCCAGCCACCCAAGTCTGAAGACCCAG GTCGCCATGGATCGGATGAAGAAGATCAAACGGCAGCTGTCAATGACACTCCGAGGTGGGCGAGGCATAGACAAGACCAATGGTGCCCCTGAGCAGATAGGCCTGGATgagagtggtggtggtggtggcagtgaccCTGGAGAGGTCCCCACACGTGTTGCCCCTGGGGACCCTCGCTCTGGACGAGGCCCACTCAGCTCTGCACCAG AGATTGTGCACGAGGACTTGAAGATTGGGTCTGATGGGGAGAGTGACCAGGCTTCAGCCACATCCTCGGATGAGGTGCAGTCTCCAGTGAGGGTGCGCATGCGCAACCATCCCCCACGCAAGATCTCCACCGAG GACATCAACAAGCGCCTGTCGCTACCAGCTGACATCCGGTTGCCTGAGGGCTACCTTGAGAAGCTGACTCTCAATAGCCCCATCTTTGACAAGCCCCTCAGCCGCCGCCTCCGGCGTGTCAGCCTG TCTGAGATTGGCTTTGGGAAACTGGAGACCTACATCAAGCTGGACAAGCTGGGTGAG GGTACCTATGCCACAGTCTACAAAGGCAAAAGCAAGCTCACAGACAACCTTGTAGCACTCAAGGAGATCAGACTGGAACATGAAGAGGGGGCACCCTGCACCGCCATCCGGGAAG TGTCTCTGCTCAAGGACCTCAAACATGCCAACATCGTTACGCTGCATGACATTATCCACACGGAGAAGTCCCTCACCCTTGTCTTTGAGTACCTG GACAAGGACTTGAAGCAGTACCTGGATGACTGTGGGAATGTCATCAACATGCAGAACGTGAAA CTGTTCCTGTTCCAGCTGCTCCGTGGCCTGGCCTACTGCCACCGGCAGAAGGTGCTACACCGAGACCTCAAGCCCCAGAACCTGCTTATCAACGAGAGGGGAGAGCTCAAGCTGGCTGACTTCG GCTTGGCACGGGCCAAGTCAATCCCGACAAAGACATACTCCAATGAGGTGGTGACACTGTGGTACCGGCCACCTGACATCCTGCTTGGGTCCACAGACTACTCCACCCAGATTGACATGTG gggtGTGGGCTGCATCTTCTATGAGATGGCTACAGGCCGGCCGCTCTTCCCAGGCTCCACAGTGGAGGAACAGCTGCACTTCATCTTCCGCATCTTAG GAACCCCAACTGAGGACACATGGCCAGGCATCCTGTCCAATGAGGAGTTTAAGACATACAACTACCCCAAGTACCGAGCCGAGTCCCTTTTGAGCCATGCACCCCG AGTTGATAGCGACGGGGCTGACCTCCTCACCAAGCTGCTGCAG TTTGAGGGTCGAAATCGGATCTCTGCGGAGGATGCCATGAAACATACATTCTTCTTCCATCTGGGGGAGCGGATCCACAAACTTCCTGACA CTACTTCCATATTTGCACTAAAGGAGATTCAGCTACAAAAGGAGGCCAACCTTCGGTCTTCGTCGATGCCTGACTCAG GCAGGCCAGCTTTCCGCGTGGTGGACACCGAATTCTAA